A DNA window from Helianthus annuus cultivar XRQ/B chromosome 15, HanXRQr2.0-SUNRISE, whole genome shotgun sequence contains the following coding sequences:
- the LOC110912268 gene encoding putative ribosome biogenesis protein C8F11.04, translating into MAAIPPSIDAAATTAVDALLKWKTKQSDSQNPQLLPQDDFIYLNLTLKKIPQKGSINGPRANPNKIPLPHPIVSTNFSEICLIIDDRPTSKLTSAIAKKKIKEEGISVTKVLKLSKLRTDYKPFEAKRKLCDSYDMFFADKRVVTLLPKLLGKWFFKKKKLPLGVDLSHKNWKEQIERGCGSGLLWFGTGTCSVVRVAKVSMERDEIVENVKAAIAGAIGFVGKKLGGVRSLHLKLADSVALPVYQSLPDVKLRIEGVRVERLEGVEEVEKDGEKKKKKSSKKGRIHEMDLDVNEVDEPEVENENDENVDDGLDGGLGKKKRKGDGIEVGKKTKKKSKKGKGVEVEVSRDSDDEVVEEVKPAKKSVKEKKRKGDVMEESDVSAKSSDKIAKEKGKKVDDSGKKEKKKGRSVSRV; encoded by the coding sequence ATGGCGGCGATACCACCATCCATCgacgccgccgccaccaccgccgtGGACGCCTTACTCAAATGGAAGACCAAACAATCCGATTCCCAAAACCCCCAATTACTCCCCCAAGACGATTTCATCTATCTCAATCTCACCCTCAAAAAAATCCCACAAAAAGGCTCAATCAACGGCCCCAGAGCAAACCCTAACAAAATCCCTCTTCCTCACCCCATCGTTTCAACAAATTTTTCCGAAATCTGCTTAATAATTGATGACAGACCTACTTCGAAGCTGACGTCAGCAATCGCGAAGAAGAAGATTAAAGAAGAAGGTATTTCTGTTactaaagtgttgaaattgtCTAAGTTGAGAACAGATTATAAGCCGTTTGAAGCGAAACGAAAGTTGTGTGATTCGTATGATATGTTCTTTGCTGACAAAAGGGTGGTTACTTTGTTGCCTAAGTTGTTAGGGAAGTGGTTTTTTAAGAAAAAGAAGTTGCCTTTAGGGGTTGATTTGAGTCATAAGAATTGGAAAGAGCAGATTGAGAGAGGGTGTGGGTCTGGGTTGTTGTGGTTTGGTACGGGGACGTGTAGCGTGGTTCGGGTTGCGAAGGTTTCGATGGAAAGAGATGAGATTGTGGAGAATGTGAAGGCTGCGATTGCGGGTGCTATCGGGTTTGTGGGGAAGAAGTTGGGGGGTGTTAGGTCTTTGCATTTGAAGTTGGCGGATTCGGTTGCGTTGCCGGTTTATCAGTCGTTACCCGATGTTAAGTTGAGGATCGAGGGGGTTCGGGTTGAACGTTTAGAGGGAGTTGAAGAAGTCGAGAAAGACggtgaaaagaagaagaagaagtcgTCGAAAAAGGGTAGGATTCATGAAATGGATCTTGATGTAAATGAAGTTGACGAGCCTGAAGTCGAAAACGAAAACGACGAAAATGTTGATGATGGTTTGGATGGTGGTTTGGGTAAGAAGAAAAGGAAAGGGGATGGGATTGAGGTGGGAAAGAAGACGAAGAAGAAGTCGAAGAAGGGGAAGGGTGTTGAAGTTGAGGTTAGTCGTGACTCGGATGATGAAGTTGTGGAGGAAGTGAAGCCGGCGAAAAAGAGTGTGAAAGAGAAGAAGAGGAAGGGGGATGTgatggaagaaagtgatgttagcGCCAAATCTAGCGATAAAATAGCCAAGGAAAAGGGGAAGAAAGTAGACGATTCTGGGAAGAAGGAGAAGAAGAAAGGAAGGTCAGTGTCTAGAGTTTAA